The following proteins are co-located in the Hyalangium gracile genome:
- a CDS encoding DJ-1/PfpI family protein, giving the protein MTRIGIVLFDGAEELDFVGPWEVFTMAAKEEGVDLEVFTVSREGTAVRCAKGMRVLPDHSFSSAPRMDVVLVPGGEGRKREMHDERMLGWLRARGAEASWITSVCTGAFLLHGAGLCSGRRVTTHWQAIEELRAREGLTVLDDVRYVRDGNVVTASGVSAGIDMALWLVGQLWSPAVARRVQRHMQYEPAPPYAAET; this is encoded by the coding sequence ATGACCCGGATTGGAATCGTGCTGTTCGATGGCGCCGAGGAGCTCGACTTCGTCGGCCCCTGGGAGGTCTTCACCATGGCCGCCAAGGAGGAGGGCGTGGACCTGGAGGTCTTCACCGTGTCTCGCGAGGGCACCGCGGTCCGCTGCGCCAAGGGGATGCGCGTGCTCCCGGATCATTCCTTCTCCAGCGCGCCTCGGATGGACGTCGTGCTCGTCCCGGGAGGGGAGGGGCGCAAGCGCGAGATGCATGACGAGCGGATGCTCGGATGGCTCCGTGCTCGGGGCGCCGAGGCCTCCTGGATCACCAGCGTCTGCACCGGCGCCTTCCTGCTCCACGGCGCAGGGCTCTGCTCGGGCCGCCGTGTGACGACGCACTGGCAGGCCATCGAGGAGCTCCGCGCCCGCGAGGGCCTCACCGTCCTCGACGACGTCCGCTACGTTCGCGATGGCAACGTGGTGACCGCCTCCGGGGTGTCCGCCGGCATCGACATGGCCCTGTGGCTCGTGGGCCAGCTCTGGAGCCCCGCCGTCGCTCGCCGCGTGCAGCGGCACATGCAGTACGAGCCCGCGCCTCCCTACGCCGCGGAGACCTGA